The window GACAGCGAGCACGCGCAGGTGTTCGTGCGCATCGCCATCACCTCGATCTTCTCCGCCTACCTGGGCTGGGAGGTCGGCAGCGGCGGCGGCACCCCGGCGCTGTTTGCGACCTGGCTGATCCTGATCGGCGAGCTGGTGCTGTCGCTGGGCCTGCTGGCCGCGATCGTGCTGTCGCCGGCGCCGTCGCACCCGCGCCGCTGGCTGGGCATGCTGGCCGATTACGCGGCGATGGGCGGGGTCATGCATTTGCAGGGCGAATCGGCGGCGCCGCTGTACGCCGTGTACCTGTGGGTGACGATCGGCAACGGCATGCGCTACGGCCCGCGCTACCTGTTCGCCGCCACCGCGCTGGCGGCGGTGTCGTTCGGGTCGATGATGCTGTCCACCGGCTACTGGCTGGCCAATCCCTACCTGTCCTGGGGGCTGCTGATCGGGCTGGTGGCGGTGCCGCTGTACTTCGCGTCGCTGCTGCGGGCGCTGACCGCGGCGGCCGAGGAGGCGCGTCGCGCCAACCTCGCCAAGAGCAGCTTCCTGGCCAACATGAGCCACGAGTTCCGCACGCCGCTGAACGGGCTGTCCGGCATGTCGGAATTGCTGGCCAGCACCCGGCTCGACGCCGAGCAGCGCGGCTACCTGGAAACCATCCAGGCCGCCGCGCGCTCGCTGCTGGCGCTGGTCGAGGACGTGCTGGACATCTCGGTGATCGAGGCCGGCAAGCTGCGGCTCAAGCAGGAGGCGTTCGATCTCAACGCGCTGCTGGAGCAGATCAACCTGATGCTGCGCCCGGAGGCGCGCTCCAAGCGGCTGGACTACGTGGTCATCGTGCAGCCGGACGTGCCGATCCGGCTCAACGGCGATCCGGCGCACCTGCAGCAGGTGCTGGTGAACCTGCTCAGCAACGCCATCAAGTTCACCGCCTCGGGCGAGGTGCGGATGACGGTGGCGAAGTCCGGCGAGCCCGGCCCCGGCCGCGTGCGGCTGCGCTTCACCGTCTCGGACACCGGCATCGGCATCCCCGCGTCGGCGCGCGCGCGGCTGTTCGAAGCGTTCGAGCAGGCCGACAACAGCCTGTCGCGCCGGCATCGCGGCAGCGGGCTGGGCACCACCATCGCCAAGGGCCTGACCGAGGCGATGGGCGGGTCGATCGGCTTCGAGAGCAACGAGAACATCGGCAGCCGGTTCTGGGTCGAGCTGCCGTTCGAACTGGCGGCGGAGGCGGTCGCGGTCGCCGCGGAAGACGGTTTCGGCGCGCCATCGTCCGCCGTGGCGGATGCGCCGGAAGCGCCGGCCAACATCATTTCCTTCGGCGATCCGTTCCTGCGCCATCGCGCGCGGGTGCGCTCGGTGCGTGTGCTGGTTGCCGACGACCACGCGGCCAACCGCATGCTCCTGCAAGGGCTGCTGCAGAAGGCCGGGCACCGGGTGATGACGGTCGACGACGGCGAAGCGGCGCTGGACGCGCTGGCCGGCGGCGATTTCGAGCTGGCGCTGGTGGACCTGCACATGCCGACCCTGAGCGGCATCGACCTGTTGCGCCAGCTGCGGGTGATGGAGGCGGGCGCGCGCTCGCGGACGCCGGTGCTGATCGTCAGCGCCGACGCCACCCGCGATTCGGTGCAGGCCTGCATGGACGCAGGCGCACGCGCGTTCGTCACCAAGCCGTTCTCCGTCTCGCGGCTGCTGGACACCATCGCCGGGATCGTGTCGGGCGAGGGCGCCGCGGCGGTGCCGGAGCCGCCGCGTCAGCACGTGCACGCGTCCACCGAGCAGGTGCTGGACCCGTCGGTGCTGGACGAATTCGCGCTGCTCGGCATGGACAAGGCGTTCGAGGCCGAGTTCGTCGGCCAGTGCGTGACTGACGCGCGCGTGGCGGTGGCGCGGATGCGGCAGGCGGGTTCGGAAGGCGACTGGGAAGCGCTGCGCGAACAGGCGCACGCGCTCAAGGGCATCGCCGCCAACCTCGGCCTGGTGCAGTGCGCACGCCTCGGCGGCGTGCTGATGCAGATGACTTCGTTCGAGATCGCCAGGGACTGGCAGCGCCACTGCGATACCCTCGCGCAGCGACTGCGCAGCGGCGAACAGGCGCTGGAAGCGCGCGGGAGCTGGCGTCCCGCGCGCGAAGACAGCCAGTAGCGGCGGCCGCGGTCAGGCCTGCGCCGCGGCGTGCTCGCCATGCCGGCGGTACTGCGCGCGCACCAGCCGTTCCATCGTGCGCATCGACTTCTCGCCGAGCTGCAGCGCGGTGTCCACCCAGACTTCGGTGATCGCCATCATTTCCTCCAGCGTCACCGGCTGGGCCATCGCCCGCACCTTGTGCATGGCGCTGCGCGCGTGCGGGATCCGGCGGTTGCCGCGGATCACGTCCTCGACCGCCTGTACGCCCTGGCCGCGCGGCGCCAGCACGTCCACCAGACCCATCTTGTGCAGCTCTTCGCTGGACAGCACGTCGCCGCTCAGCATCAGCTGCTCGGCCTTGTGCGGCGGAATGCGCTTGCACAGGAAGGAGTAGGCGCCCATGCCCGGGAACAGGTCGAACAGCACTTCCGGCAGGCCCATGCCCACGCCTTCCTCGGCGACGATGGTGTGGCAGCTGAGCGCGGCCTCGAAGCCGCCGCCGAGCGCGTCGCCCTGCACCAGCGCGATGCTGTGCGCGCCGGCGTCGAGCCCGGCGTGGAAGGCGTGCACGCCGCGCACGCACTGGCGCGCGTAGTGCAGCAGTGCGGGGCGGTCCTGGCGGCGGATCGCGTCGCAGAAGTATTCGAGGTCGCCGCCGAGGTTGAAGGCGTCGCAGTCGGAGGCGAGCACGACGTGGCGCAAGGTCGCGTCGCCGAGGCTGCGCTCCCGTCGCAGCCGGTCGGCGAGCTGGCCCTGGTACTGGAGGATGTCGGCGACCAGCGCCGGCTTGAAGCAGGCGCGTCCGGGCGCGGCGGCCAGATCGGCGTGCATGTGGCACCAGTGCACGCTGGCGTCCGCGCTCTCGGCGACGCGCAGGGTGGAATAGCGGGGAACGGAGACGAGCTTTTCGAGAGTCGCGGTGGCCATGGTCGCTCCAGACGGGTGTCGCCGGCCCGGGCCACGACCGACGGGCACGCAGGAGAAGAGGGGAGAAGGGCCCGGGCCCTCTATGCGCCCAAATGGCCGCGAGTGCAAGAAAAAAGGCCCCGGCGGCGAGCGCGGGGCCTTGGGCGGCGGAACCGGCCGGACGGATCAGGTCCGGGCCGGCGTGCGCAGCTCCTTGCGCAGGATCTTGCCGACGTTGCTCTTCGGCAGCTCGGTGCGGAACTCGACCGACTTCGGCCGCTTGTAGCCGGTCAGGTTGTCGTGGCAGAACGCCTTGACCTGCTCGGCGGTCAGCGACGGATCCTTCTTGACGATGAACACCTTGACCGCCTCGCCGGACTTGTCGTCCGGTACGCCGATGGCGGCGACTTCCAGCACCCCCGGCATCATCGCGATCACGTCCTCGACTTCGTTCGGATACACGTTGAAGCCGGACACCAGGATCATGTCCTTCTTGCGGTCGACGATGTAGAAGTAGCCGGCCTCGTCCATCTTCGCCATGTCGCCGGTGTGCAGCCAGCCGTCGGCATCGATCACCTTGGCGGTTTCCTCCGGGCGCTGCCAGTAGCCCTTCATCACCTGCGGACCCTGCACGCACAGTTCGCCGATCTCGCCGACCGGTAGGATGGCGCCATCGTCGCTCTTCACGCAGACATCGGTGGACGGCACCGGCAGGCCGATCGAGCCGTTGTAGGCGCGCAGGTCCAGCGGATTGATGCACACCGCCGGCGAGGTTTCGGTCAGGCCGTAGGCTTCGGCCAGGGTGACGCCGGTGACCTGCTTCCACTTGTCGGCCACCGCGCGCTGCACCGCCATGCCGCCGCCGAGGGTCAGGTGCAGGCGGGAGAAATCCACCTGATCGAAGCCGGGCGTGTTGAGCAGGCCGTTGAACAGCGTGTTGACGCCGGTGATCGCGGTGAAGCTAGAGCCCTTCAGTTCCTTCACGAAGCCGGGCATGTCGCGCGGGTTGGTGATCAGCAGGTTCTGCGCGCCGAACTTCATGAACACCAGGCAGTTCGCGGTCAGCGCGAAGATGTGGTACAGCGGCAGCGCGGTGACGATCTTCTCTTCGCCCAGCTTGACGTTGGTGCCCACCCAGGCCGCGGCCTGCTGCATGTTGGCGACCATGTTGCGGTGGGTCAGCATCGCGCCCTTGGACACGCCGGTAGTGCCGCCGGTGTATTGCAGGAAGGCGAGGTCGTCGGGCGCGTTGCGGATCGCCGGCAGCTGGTGCATGCGGCCCAGCGTGAGCGCGTCGCGGAAGCGGATGGCGTTCGGGATGGCGTAGTCGGGCACCATCTTCTTCACGTGCTTGAGCACGAAGTTGACGATCGCGCCCTTGGGGAAGCCGAGCATGTCGCCCAGGCCGGTGGTGACCGCGCGCACGCCCGGCATCTGCGCCAGCACTTCCTCGGCGACGTTGCCGAAGTTGTCCATCACCAGCAGCACGCTGGCGCCGGAGTCGGCGAGCTGGTGCTTGAGCTCGCGCGCGGTGTACATCGGATTGGTGTTGACCACGGTCAGGCCGGCGCGCAGCACGCCGAAGATCGCGATCGGGTATTGCAGGCAGTTGGGCATCATGATCGCGACGCGATCGCCCTTCTTCAGCTTCAGCTCGCCCAGCAGGTAGCCGGCGAAATCGCGGCTGAGGCGATCCAGCTCGGCGTAGCTGATCGACTTGCCCATGTTGATGAAGGCGGTCTTGTC is drawn from Thermomonas brevis and contains these coding sequences:
- a CDS encoding ATP-binding protein, which encodes MGAMLALVRSRLHGRADSEHAQVFVRIAITSIFSAYLGWEVGSGGGTPALFATWLILIGELVLSLGLLAAIVLSPAPSHPRRWLGMLADYAAMGGVMHLQGESAAPLYAVYLWVTIGNGMRYGPRYLFAATALAAVSFGSMMLSTGYWLANPYLSWGLLIGLVAVPLYFASLLRALTAAAEEARRANLAKSSFLANMSHEFRTPLNGLSGMSELLASTRLDAEQRGYLETIQAAARSLLALVEDVLDISVIEAGKLRLKQEAFDLNALLEQINLMLRPEARSKRLDYVVIVQPDVPIRLNGDPAHLQQVLVNLLSNAIKFTASGEVRMTVAKSGEPGPGRVRLRFTVSDTGIGIPASARARLFEAFEQADNSLSRRHRGSGLGTTIAKGLTEAMGGSIGFESNENIGSRFWVELPFELAAEAVAVAAEDGFGAPSSAVADAPEAPANIISFGDPFLRHRARVRSVRVLVADDHAANRMLLQGLLQKAGHRVMTVDDGEAALDALAGGDFELALVDLHMPTLSGIDLLRQLRVMEAGARSRTPVLIVSADATRDSVQACMDAGARAFVTKPFSVSRLLDTIAGIVSGEGAAAVPEPPRQHVHASTEQVLDPSVLDEFALLGMDKAFEAEFVGQCVTDARVAVARMRQAGSEGDWEALREQAHALKGIAANLGLVQCARLGGVLMQMTSFEIARDWQRHCDTLAQRLRSGEQALEARGSWRPAREDSQ
- a CDS encoding crotonase/enoyl-CoA hydratase family protein — its product is MATATLEKLVSVPRYSTLRVAESADASVHWCHMHADLAAAPGRACFKPALVADILQYQGQLADRLRRERSLGDATLRHVVLASDCDAFNLGGDLEYFCDAIRRQDRPALLHYARQCVRGVHAFHAGLDAGAHSIALVQGDALGGGFEAALSCHTIVAEEGVGMGLPEVLFDLFPGMGAYSFLCKRIPPHKAEQLMLSGDVLSSEELHKMGLVDVLAPRGQGVQAVEDVIRGNRRIPHARSAMHKVRAMAQPVTLEEMMAITEVWVDTALQLGEKSMRTMERLVRAQYRRHGEHAAAQA
- a CDS encoding long-chain fatty acid--CoA ligase — its product is MSVERPWLAHYPAGVPAEIDINEFASINDVFETALQKYRDKTAFINMGKSISYAELDRLSRDFAGYLLGELKLKKGDRVAIMMPNCLQYPIAIFGVLRAGLTVVNTNPMYTARELKHQLADSGASVLLVMDNFGNVAEEVLAQMPGVRAVTTGLGDMLGFPKGAIVNFVLKHVKKMVPDYAIPNAIRFRDALTLGRMHQLPAIRNAPDDLAFLQYTGGTTGVSKGAMLTHRNMVANMQQAAAWVGTNVKLGEEKIVTALPLYHIFALTANCLVFMKFGAQNLLITNPRDMPGFVKELKGSSFTAITGVNTLFNGLLNTPGFDQVDFSRLHLTLGGGMAVQRAVADKWKQVTGVTLAEAYGLTETSPAVCINPLDLRAYNGSIGLPVPSTDVCVKSDDGAILPVGEIGELCVQGPQVMKGYWQRPEETAKVIDADGWLHTGDMAKMDEAGYFYIVDRKKDMILVSGFNVYPNEVEDVIAMMPGVLEVAAIGVPDDKSGEAVKVFIVKKDPSLTAEQVKAFCHDNLTGYKRPKSVEFRTELPKSNVGKILRKELRTPART